A stretch of the uncultured Trichococcus sp. genome encodes the following:
- a CDS encoding PTS sugar transporter subunit IIB, with the protein MKVLAACGSGMGSSQIIKMKITNVFKKLDIPLEIHHCAVSEAKTLAPNYDVVVCSNSLLDVFKNVDQSKTKIIGLKNLLSEKEIEEKVREIVLGE; encoded by the coding sequence ATGAAAGTACTAGCAGCATGCGGAAGCGGAATGGGTTCAAGCCAAATCATCAAAATGAAAATTACGAATGTCTTCAAAAAATTGGACATCCCTTTGGAAATCCACCATTGCGCGGTTTCTGAAGCAAAAACGTTAGCTCCGAATTACGATGTGGTTGTTTGTTCGAACTCGCTTTTGGACGTATTCAAAAATGTGGACCAAAGCAAAACGAAAATTATTGGGTTGAAAAATCTCTTGTCTGAAAAAGAGATCGAAGAAAAAGTCCGCGAAATCGTCTTAGGCGAATAG
- a CDS encoding PTS sugar transporter subunit IIA, with the protein MLDEVIKNKRFSFHEGFDSWQDSIRAACQPLIEEGAIESAYPEYIIENVNEFGPYIVIAPDICIPHAQEGKGVNETAICFMRTKVPVNFGPAAEYEARIFFVLASTDNEKHLANLSSLVTLLSDESVVDAFIQANSVADLEKIMEIEGEYLGTIN; encoded by the coding sequence ATGTTAGATGAAGTCATCAAAAATAAAAGATTTTCTTTCCACGAGGGATTCGATAGTTGGCAAGACAGCATCCGTGCTGCTTGTCAACCGCTTATCGAAGAAGGCGCTATCGAGAGCGCTTATCCCGAGTACATCATCGAAAACGTCAACGAATTCGGACCTTACATCGTCATCGCACCGGACATCTGCATCCCGCATGCACAGGAAGGCAAAGGTGTAAATGAAACCGCTATCTGCTTTATGCGTACGAAAGTGCCAGTGAACTTCGGTCCGGCAGCCGAGTACGAGGCACGTATCTTCTTCGTTCTGGCATCCACGGACAACGAGAAGCACCTGGCGAATCTGTCGTCGCTTGTGACCTTACTGTCTGATGAAAGTGTCGTGGATGCTTTTATCCAAGCCAACTCTGTCGCTGATTTAGAAAAAATTATGGAAATCGAGGGTGAATATCTTGGAACTATTAATTAG
- the ulaG gene encoding L-ascorbate 6-phosphate lactonase — protein MANVNEITKESWVLSTFPEWGTWLNEEIEDTVVAENTFAMWWLGCTGIWLKSHESTNILCDLWCGTGKQSHGSGKMKDGHQMQRMSGVQNMQPNLRAQPFVIDPFAVKNVDALVVTHIHSDHLDINTAAAVLKNSSDAVKFVGPQAVVDTWIGWGVPEEKCVVVKPGDSVKIKDIEIVALEAFDRTALVTASEGEVLRGKMPQDMDLIAVNYLFKTSGGNLYHAGDSHYCNYFAKHGNDHQVDVCLGAFGENPRGITDKVTSVDMLRMAESLNAKVVIPVHYDIWSNFQADPKELIELWKFKKDRLQYGFKPYIWQVGGKFVYPNDKDRMEFNFNRGFDDVFSIENDVPFNSFL, from the coding sequence ATGGCTAATGTTAATGAGATTACAAAAGAATCATGGGTATTGAGCACATTTCCTGAATGGGGCACTTGGTTGAATGAAGAAATCGAAGACACAGTGGTTGCTGAAAATACATTCGCAATGTGGTGGCTAGGCTGTACAGGCATCTGGTTGAAATCCCATGAATCAACAAACATCCTTTGTGATTTGTGGTGCGGAACCGGTAAACAATCGCATGGCAGCGGCAAGATGAAGGATGGCCATCAGATGCAACGCATGAGCGGCGTTCAAAATATGCAGCCTAACCTCAGAGCACAGCCTTTTGTCATCGATCCTTTCGCAGTGAAAAACGTGGATGCATTGGTTGTTACGCATATCCATTCCGATCACTTGGACATCAACACGGCAGCAGCTGTTCTTAAAAACTCGAGCGATGCGGTTAAATTCGTAGGACCGCAAGCGGTTGTGGATACTTGGATCGGTTGGGGAGTTCCTGAAGAAAAATGCGTAGTCGTGAAACCGGGAGACAGCGTCAAAATCAAAGACATCGAGATTGTTGCGCTCGAAGCATTCGACCGCACAGCCTTGGTTACGGCTTCTGAAGGAGAAGTTTTAAGAGGGAAGATGCCGCAGGACATGGATTTGATCGCAGTGAACTATTTGTTCAAAACATCAGGCGGAAACTTGTATCACGCAGGCGATTCCCACTACTGCAACTATTTCGCGAAACACGGAAACGATCACCAAGTGGATGTCTGCTTAGGGGCATTCGGTGAAAACCCACGCGGAATCACCGACAAGGTCACTTCAGTGGACATGCTGAGAATGGCGGAATCTTTGAACGCGAAAGTAGTCATCCCGGTCCATTATGACATCTGGTCGAACTTCCAGGCGGATCCGAAAGAACTGATTGAGCTGTGGAAATTCAAAAAAGACCGTCTCCAATACGGATTCAAACCATACATCTGGCAAGTCGGCGGAAAATTCGTTTATCCGAATGACAAAGACAGAATGGAATTCAATTTCAACCGCGGATTTGACGATGTGTTCAGCATCGAAAATGATGTGCCTTTCAATTCCTTCCTATAA
- a CDS encoding PTS ascorbate transporter subunit IIC, with amino-acid sequence MLELLISAWTFFQVNILTQPAFFLGIIVFVGYLLLGRPVYDALAGFIKATVGYLVLNVAAGGLVGNFRPILAGLKERFNLSAVVIDPYFGQTAAQQAIEGAGRSFSLMVIVLLIAFMVNIVLVIFRKYTKVRTVFITGHIMVQQSSTALWLVLFAFPELQDTGVIIMLGLLLGTYWSVFSNLTVEATQDLTEGGGFAIGHQQMFGVWLTDKFAGKFSKNSKKLEDVTLPGFLSIFKESVVSTSILMFLFFGIIMGILGKDLMMTIDATYTGERNYVFYILEKSLYFAVYLQILQLGVRMFVSELTESFQGISNKLLPGSMPAIDCAATYGFGPGNAVTFGFLFGALGQFLAIIGLVVFKSPVLVITGFVPVFFDNATFAVYANHKGGMRAAMIIPFISGVIQVIGGGLAAYIFQLSQFGGWHGNFDWDTLWLGYGVIMKYGGYAGVAALVIGMLLIPQIQYYKNKKHYFMIAEDYEQYKEELEAEKQTQGSVEAV; translated from the coding sequence ATCTTGGAACTATTAATTAGTGCATGGACATTCTTTCAAGTTAATATCTTAACGCAACCTGCTTTTTTCCTTGGTATTATCGTCTTCGTCGGCTACTTGTTGTTGGGCAGACCTGTCTATGACGCTCTTGCTGGTTTCATCAAGGCAACGGTCGGTTATCTGGTACTGAATGTTGCAGCAGGTGGTTTGGTCGGGAATTTCCGCCCGATCTTGGCAGGCTTAAAAGAAAGATTCAATTTATCGGCAGTTGTTATTGATCCTTATTTTGGACAAACGGCGGCACAACAAGCTATCGAGGGAGCAGGACGTTCCTTCAGCCTTATGGTTATCGTGTTACTTATCGCTTTCATGGTGAATATTGTTTTAGTCATTTTCCGTAAATATACTAAAGTCCGAACCGTGTTCATCACCGGCCATATCATGGTGCAACAGTCCTCTACTGCTTTATGGCTTGTCTTGTTCGCTTTTCCTGAATTGCAGGATACGGGCGTCATCATTATGTTGGGTCTTTTGTTGGGAACGTATTGGTCAGTCTTCTCCAATCTGACAGTCGAGGCAACGCAAGATTTAACTGAAGGCGGCGGCTTTGCGATAGGGCATCAGCAGATGTTCGGTGTCTGGTTGACCGACAAATTTGCAGGCAAATTCAGCAAGAACAGCAAAAAATTGGAAGACGTCACGCTTCCTGGATTCCTTTCCATCTTCAAGGAAAGCGTCGTTTCGACAAGTATCTTGATGTTCCTGTTTTTCGGAATCATCATGGGTATCCTCGGGAAAGATCTGATGATGACCATCGATGCTACTTATACAGGCGAACGCAACTACGTGTTCTACATTCTGGAAAAATCACTGTACTTCGCAGTTTATCTGCAAATTCTGCAACTTGGTGTCCGCATGTTCGTATCAGAATTGACGGAATCCTTCCAAGGGATCTCCAACAAACTGTTGCCTGGTTCCATGCCGGCGATCGACTGTGCGGCAACTTATGGATTCGGCCCAGGAAATGCCGTCACGTTCGGCTTCCTGTTCGGAGCTTTGGGACAATTCTTGGCGATCATCGGTTTGGTGGTATTCAAGAGCCCGGTTCTGGTCATCACTGGATTCGTACCTGTATTCTTTGACAATGCGACGTTTGCTGTATACGCAAACCACAAAGGCGGCATGAGAGCCGCAATGATCATCCCGTTCATTTCAGGTGTCATTCAAGTTATCGGTGGCGGACTCGCTGCCTACATCTTCCAGCTTTCCCAATTCGGCGGCTGGCATGGTAACTTCGACTGGGATACTTTATGGTTGGGTTACGGAGTCATCATGAAATACGGCGGGTATGCCGGTGTTGCTGCACTGGTCATCGGGATGCTATTGATACCACAGATTCAATACTACAAAAACAAAAAACACTACTTCATGATTGCGGAAGATTATGAACAATACAAAGAAGAACTCGAAGCTGAAAAGCAAACACAAGGTAGCGTAGAAGCAGTTTAA
- a CDS encoding DeoR/GlpR family DNA-binding transcription regulator: MKSSQGIVYKRRQHILKALQEKKVVLVEDLAKELDVSEITIRRDLQSFDDQHLIERFYGGARLLEGSFQKEEYPAVRPHRSKKQAIAKLAATLVNDHDMVFINSGSTAFLLLNYLSDRNVTIITNNGRAIFRNPSSKADIVLSGGEIYEKKKSLVGDFALYTFSKVTANICFLGVGGINDKGITTFALPETAINRLILERTNGPRIVVAEGSKVGREQNFSTADISLVTHLVTDRSADKEEIKKIEAKGVKVLYVTDVADINGVTDENRTED; this comes from the coding sequence ATGAAGTCAAGTCAAGGAATTGTATACAAGAGAAGGCAGCACATACTGAAGGCACTTCAAGAAAAGAAAGTAGTGTTAGTGGAAGATTTGGCGAAAGAACTGGATGTTTCAGAAATCACGATCAGACGGGATCTGCAGAGTTTCGACGACCAGCATCTCATCGAGCGTTTTTATGGAGGCGCCCGTCTTTTGGAGGGGTCTTTCCAAAAAGAAGAATATCCGGCAGTCAGACCACATCGGTCGAAGAAACAGGCAATCGCGAAATTGGCTGCCACTTTGGTCAATGATCACGATATGGTCTTCATCAATTCGGGATCGACCGCTTTCCTTTTGCTCAACTATCTGTCGGATCGTAATGTCACCATCATAACGAACAACGGTCGGGCAATCTTTCGGAATCCGTCCTCGAAAGCTGACATTGTGCTGTCGGGCGGAGAAATATATGAAAAGAAAAAATCGCTCGTCGGGGATTTCGCTTTATACACTTTCTCAAAGGTGACGGCAAATATTTGTTTTTTGGGTGTGGGCGGCATCAACGACAAAGGCATCACGACCTTTGCCTTGCCGGAAACGGCCATCAATAGGTTGATTCTGGAGCGGACGAACGGGCCGCGCATCGTAGTGGCGGAAGGCAGCAAAGTCGGCCGCGAACAAAATTTTTCCACCGCTGACATCAGCCTCGTCACGCATCTGGTGACTGACCGTTCTGCGGATAAAGAAGAGATAAAGAAAATCGAAGCCAAGGGCGTCAAGGTACTGTATGTTACCGATGTTGCCGACATTAATGGCGTTACCGATGAGAACAGAACGGAAGACTGA